A single genomic interval of Scyliorhinus canicula chromosome 15, sScyCan1.1, whole genome shotgun sequence harbors:
- the LOC119979139 gene encoding PDZ domain-containing protein 9-like isoform X3, producing the protein MIAEDWNVRPTKGDILVKVGTKNVLGHNLRELRHLVGEIPKGTQLQLTVYRNYKDLPDNWDAQAETIHSNVSIQFGEEGEAARSSSSDEEDKGEQVKFKNFRPLSLFWHDMGTYIPPISRAWHAPKKNQTVLLIGPHIECDIVFHQAFEDDATSNHEGVPALNSMLSVQLDSASSTSSSSSPIEPQWIHRLYSPSSSGGGSPLRKSSQQHPSPHLKQPIKMERLQIQKYHGEEVETTESTTEASTLESSTSSSTESLLQNSQSTSLTSSTQSNDTDSGTSTSTEQTTKSSSSDRIVGTTQRTPGKRKILYHTGR; encoded by the exons GAGACATCCTGGTTAAAGTTGGCACCAAAAATGTCCTGGGCCACAATCTGCGGGAACTGCGCCACCTCGTGGGTGAAATTCCAAAGGGAACTCAACTCCAGCTGACCGTGTACAGGAATTATAAGGACCTCCCAGACAACTGGGACGCACAAGCAGAAACTATACATTCAAATGTGAG CATTCAGTTCGGTGAGGAAGGAGAGGCTGCCAGGTCAAGCAGTAGCGATGAGGAAGACAAAGGTGAACAAGTAAAGTTCAAAAACTTTAggcccctttctttattttggcATGATATGGGTACATATATCCCACCAATCTCCAGAGCATGGCAtgcaccaaagaagaaccagaccgTGCTCCTTATTGGCCCACATATTGAGTGCGACATTGTGTTCCACCAAGCCTTTGAAGATGATGCGACTTCTAATCACGAAGGAGTGCCAGCTCTTAACTCCATGTTGTCTGTGCAGTTGGATAGCGCAAGCTCCACATCGTCCTCCTCATCGCCCATAGAGCCTCAGTGGATTCATCGGCTGTATTCCCCAAGCTCCAGTGGTGGTGGGAGTCCTTTGCGCAAGTCATCCCAACAGCATCCCAGCCCACATTTAAAACAGCCTATTAAAATGGAAAGACTACAGATTCAGAAGTACCACGGGGAGGAGGTAGAAACTACTGAATCTACAACCGAGGCAAGCACCCTAGAGAGTTCCACAAGTTCTAGCACTGAATCCCTATTGCAGAATTCCCAGAGTACTTCTTTGACCAGTTCCACACAATCCAATGACACAGACTCAGGAACTTCTACCTCAACAGAGCAGACGACAAAATCTTCCAGTTCAGACAGAATTGTTGGCACAACTCAACGCACACCTGGGAAGAGAAAGATTCTGTACCATACAGGCAGATAG